The following proteins are encoded in a genomic region of Terriglobia bacterium:
- a CDS encoding UDP-2,3-diacylglucosamine diphosphatase, translating into MDTVIADTILVSDLHLGSETSRAREATQFLRSAMFNRLILLGDIFCDLNFRRLKKEHWQFLSLIRKLSNPKRGVEVVWVEGNHDRGLAQLMSHLVGVRVYDEYGWQYRGVKYRGIHGHQFDRFLVDSALLSALGEFIYLHIQKVDFKDSKIARWLDRLNSRWLRLTPKVAAGALAFAEARGDDVVFCGHTHQAYQAGEGGVRYFNTGSWTHEHLTYAAVDENGARLGEFVPPPRDPEIADEIADPMRVDASSEPLPAARG; encoded by the coding sequence ATGGACACCGTTATCGCCGATACGATTCTCGTGTCCGACCTGCACTTGGGATCCGAGACCAGCCGTGCCCGCGAGGCCACGCAGTTCTTGCGCTCCGCCATGTTCAATCGATTGATTCTCCTGGGAGACATCTTCTGCGATCTGAATTTCCGGCGGCTCAAGAAAGAGCACTGGCAGTTTCTTTCCTTGATCCGGAAGCTGTCGAATCCGAAACGTGGAGTCGAAGTCGTATGGGTCGAAGGGAATCACGATCGCGGCCTGGCACAGTTGATGTCGCACCTGGTTGGCGTGCGGGTCTACGACGAGTACGGATGGCAATACCGTGGCGTGAAATATCGCGGCATTCACGGCCACCAGTTCGATCGTTTTCTCGTGGACAGCGCGTTGTTGAGCGCACTAGGCGAGTTCATTTACCTCCACATCCAGAAGGTTGATTTCAAGGACAGCAAAATCGCGCGCTGGCTGGATCGCCTCAACTCGCGGTGGCTGCGCCTGACGCCGAAGGTGGCGGCGGGCGCCTTGGCGTTCGCCGAGGCGCGTGGTGACGACGTCGTGTTTTGCGGACATACGCATCAGGCATACCAGGCAGGCGAAGGCGGGGTGCGTTACTTCAACACAGGCTCCTGGACGCACGAGCACCTGACCTATGCCGCGGTGGATGAAAATGGCGCCCGACTGGGCGAGTTCGTACCGCCTCCACGCGACCCCGAAATCGCGGACGAAATCGCCGACCCGATGCGCGTGGATGCTTCGAGCGAACCACTCCCTGCGGCCCGCGGATGA
- a CDS encoding galactosyldiacylglycerol synthase, with protein sequence MQRITFVYFDAGGGHRSAMDSLLTVIERQKRPWDISTLNLQEVLDRHDFVRRLTGLRVQDVYNRMLASGWTLGTPQLLWALHGAIRVLHNRMVSTLAEYWRNRPAEVVVSVISNFNRELAASVKLGLPGAKFVAVMTDIADYPARHIWIVRELEYLVCGSERAAEQARQLGHGNGRVFRTSGMILNPRFYESRNVERGPARQRLGLDPDCPTALVLFGGQGSNDMLEIARRLEHYPGALQFIFICGRNKDLATKLRGMRTGKRRHIEGFTFEIPYFMRLADFFIGKPGPGCVSEALSCGLPVIVECNAWTLPQERYNAEWIQNNGYGIMLRSFDDINRAVTEMLEPGAMYPGNVAQYFNCAVFEVIDILQQIIDEPHLPASGTSDATVSPSSN encoded by the coding sequence ATGCAACGCATCACCTTCGTTTACTTCGACGCTGGCGGCGGTCACCGAAGTGCCATGGACTCGCTGCTCACGGTCATTGAACGTCAGAAACGTCCCTGGGATATTTCCACCCTCAATCTGCAGGAGGTTCTCGATCGGCATGACTTCGTCCGCCGGCTGACCGGCCTGCGCGTACAGGACGTTTACAACCGCATGCTGGCCTCGGGCTGGACGCTGGGTACACCGCAGCTCTTGTGGGCGCTGCACGGCGCGATTCGAGTGCTGCACAACCGTATGGTCTCGACCCTGGCCGAGTACTGGCGGAACCGTCCCGCCGAGGTAGTGGTCTCGGTTATCTCCAACTTCAACCGCGAGCTCGCGGCCAGCGTCAAGCTGGGCTTGCCGGGCGCGAAGTTCGTTGCCGTGATGACCGACATTGCCGACTATCCCGCACGTCACATCTGGATTGTGCGGGAATTGGAATACCTCGTCTGCGGAAGCGAGCGTGCCGCGGAGCAGGCCCGCCAATTGGGCCATGGCAACGGCCGCGTATTCCGAACTTCCGGCATGATCCTGAACCCGAGGTTTTACGAGAGCCGTAACGTGGAGCGCGGCCCGGCGCGGCAGCGCCTGGGGCTTGACCCGGATTGCCCGACTGCGTTGGTCCTTTTCGGCGGGCAAGGTTCCAACGACATGCTGGAGATCGCCCGCCGCCTCGAGCATTACCCGGGCGCCCTGCAATTCATCTTCATCTGCGGACGCAACAAGGATCTGGCAACAAAACTGCGGGGCATGCGCACTGGCAAGAGACGGCATATCGAAGGTTTCACGTTCGAGATCCCGTACTTCATGCGTCTGGCGGATTTTTTCATCGGGAAGCCGGGGCCGGGCTGCGTGAGCGAGGCGTTGTCATGCGGGCTGCCGGTCATTGTCGAGTGCAACGCATGGACGCTTCCGCAGGAGCGTTACAACGCCGAGTGGATCCAGAACAATGGCTATGGAATCATGCTGCGCAGTTTCGACGACATCAACCGGGCGGTCACTGAAATGTTGGAGCCTGGCGCAATGTATCCTGGCAACGTAGCCCAGTACTTCAACTGCGCCGTTTTCGAAGTTATCGATATTCTGCAGCAAATCATCGACGAACCGCACTTGCCCGCTTCGGGCACAAGTGACGCAACGGTGAGTCCCTCCTCCAATTGA
- the sixA gene encoding phosphohistidine phosphatase SixA — MNLYFVRHGSAGAPKPHPQEDAKRELDKEGRLQCQLIGELLAALDIRFDEIVASPFRRASEAAAIIAQRTGYRGHIELAPALRPDGTYERFLQLLSEMRSADSALLVGHNSKLAEFIGKLISNSSGRAGIHLKKGAVAKVVKRRTGATLQWCLTPKLLRACWAEQHDAPPRARGPR; from the coding sequence ATGAATCTGTACTTCGTGAGACACGGAAGCGCCGGCGCGCCAAAACCACACCCGCAGGAAGATGCGAAGCGTGAACTTGATAAGGAGGGACGGCTGCAATGCCAGCTGATCGGCGAGCTGCTGGCGGCGCTCGACATCAGATTCGACGAAATTGTCGCCAGCCCATTTAGGCGCGCCTCCGAAGCGGCCGCCATCATTGCCCAACGAACCGGTTATCGGGGCCACATCGAGCTCGCCCCGGCCCTGCGCCCGGATGGCACCTACGAGCGGTTCCTGCAATTGCTATCCGAGATGCGGAGCGCCGATTCCGCTTTGCTCGTTGGGCACAATTCCAAGCTCGCGGAATTCATTGGAAAATTGATCAGCAACAGCAGCGGGCGCGCGGGCATTCATCTCAAGAAAGGCGCAGTCGCTAAGGTCGTCAAGAGGCGCACCGGCGCGACGCTCCAGTGGTGTCTCACCCCCAAACTGCTCCGCGCCTGCTGGGCAGAGCAACATGACGCCCCACCTCGTGCCCGGGGGCCACGCTAG
- a CDS encoding OmpA family protein codes for MKTRFWIALPLAAALIIPAAAQTSPSSSKQNTTPPAPLAQNDTSAPQNPASQQDQPASSTQPTSNQQTPDQKAADENLQARQPLAAERREGFWGKINPFARKKYVQRQLSPVRDRVNELDELTAANAKSIKDVDTRAQQGIQLASNRANEADMHAVDAGNRAQAAQQTANQTSTRIQTVEQVVTNIDQYKPVTQAEIRFRPGQTALSKKAKDALDDMTKDLKDQRGYILEVQGFSAGRGAPAIESSQRMADAVRRYLVINHDIPVYRVHVLGLGNAAIPSSDGTAKRVRGARVEISLLKNDLEQLSAMQPVSSGPFASPASYQGGTSETAPQPQTSPSSEPAATDMNSPASTVAPATAQPVSPAPPQPSATPSTPPQQSNPPQQ; via the coding sequence ATGAAGACCCGTTTCTGGATCGCTCTGCCGCTGGCTGCCGCACTCATCATTCCGGCTGCCGCGCAGACCTCTCCCAGTTCCAGCAAGCAGAACACGACACCGCCGGCGCCGTTGGCCCAGAACGACACTTCGGCCCCGCAGAACCCGGCTTCACAGCAGGACCAGCCGGCCTCCAGCACGCAGCCGACCAGCAATCAGCAGACGCCCGATCAGAAGGCCGCCGACGAGAACTTGCAGGCTCGCCAGCCGCTCGCCGCAGAGCGTCGCGAGGGCTTCTGGGGCAAGATCAACCCGTTCGCGCGCAAGAAGTACGTGCAGCGCCAGCTCAGCCCGGTGCGCGACCGCGTCAACGAGCTCGATGAGCTGACCGCCGCCAACGCCAAGAGCATCAAGGACGTGGACACCCGCGCGCAGCAGGGCATCCAGTTGGCCAGCAACCGGGCCAACGAAGCCGACATGCACGCCGTGGACGCCGGCAACCGCGCCCAGGCAGCGCAGCAAACCGCCAACCAGACCAGCACCCGCATACAAACCGTCGAGCAGGTGGTCACCAACATTGACCAGTACAAGCCGGTCACCCAAGCCGAGATCCGCTTCCGTCCCGGCCAGACCGCCCTCAGCAAGAAGGCCAAAGACGCACTCGACGACATGACGAAGGACCTGAAAGACCAGCGAGGCTACATCCTGGAGGTCCAGGGCTTCTCCGCCGGGCGCGGTGCGCCGGCGATCGAAAGCTCGCAGCGCATGGCCGACGCCGTGCGCCGTTATCTGGTCATCAACCACGATATTCCGGTGTACCGCGTGCATGTGCTCGGCCTCGGCAACGCGGCGATTCCGTCCAGCGACGGGACCGCAAAGCGCGTGCGCGGCGCCCGCGTCGAGATCAGCCTGCTGAAGAACGACCTCGAGCAGCTCAGCGCAATGCAGCCGGTTTCGTCCGGGCCATTTGCCTCCCCAGCCTCGTACCAGGGTGGAACGAGCGAGACGGCGCCCCAGCCGCAAACGTCGCCAAGCTCAGAGCCCGCGGCCACCGACATGAACTCTCCAGCATCTACCGTTGCCCCCGCTACGGCTCAGCCGGTTTCGCCTGCGCCTCCGCAGCCGAGCGCTACCCCCAGCACTCCGCCGCAACAGTCGAACCCGCCCCAGCAGTAG
- a CDS encoding dihydroorotate dehydrogenase: MSSTPRRVSGPPDLSVSFAGVQLKNPVIAASGTFGYGVEFEDIVTLQKLGGFVVKGLSREPMPGNPPPRLFETAAGMLNSIGLQNIGARAFVEEKLPPLNKEKNIAVIANVFGYTREDYEAVIRILNEGEGIAAYELNVSCPNTNRGGMVIGTDPALLEEVVAAAKKASRRPLIVKLSPNVTNIPLMARAAENAGADAISLINTFVAMAIDAETRRPRISHIVGGLSGPAIKPIALRMVYEAVHAVAIPVIGIGGISTAVDVVEFMLAGAAAVEIGTASFWDPCATEKIVDALEGWCLEHRVTKITELVGGLKTE, from the coding sequence ATGAGCAGCACGCCCCGGCGCGTCAGCGGCCCGCCGGACCTAAGCGTCAGCTTCGCCGGCGTTCAGCTCAAGAACCCGGTGATCGCCGCCAGCGGGACCTTCGGCTACGGCGTCGAGTTCGAAGATATCGTCACCCTGCAGAAGCTGGGCGGGTTCGTAGTCAAGGGCCTGTCGCGCGAACCCATGCCGGGCAACCCGCCGCCGCGCCTGTTCGAGACCGCCGCCGGCATGCTGAACTCCATCGGACTGCAAAATATCGGGGCACGAGCCTTTGTCGAGGAGAAACTACCGCCCCTGAACAAAGAGAAAAACATCGCGGTCATCGCCAACGTCTTCGGCTATACGCGGGAGGACTACGAGGCGGTGATCCGCATCCTCAACGAAGGCGAGGGCATAGCCGCCTACGAACTCAACGTCTCCTGTCCCAACACCAATCGCGGGGGCATGGTGATCGGCACCGACCCGGCGCTGCTGGAGGAAGTGGTGGCGGCGGCGAAAAAGGCGTCGCGCCGGCCGCTGATCGTGAAGCTGTCGCCCAACGTGACCAACATTCCGCTGATGGCGCGCGCCGCCGAAAACGCCGGCGCCGACGCGATTTCGCTGATCAACACCTTCGTCGCCATGGCCATTGACGCCGAAACCCGTCGCCCGCGCATCTCCCACATTGTCGGCGGGCTCAGCGGACCGGCCATCAAGCCGATCGCTTTGCGCATGGTGTACGAGGCGGTACATGCGGTAGCCATTCCGGTGATCGGCATCGGAGGCATCTCCACTGCCGTGGACGTGGTGGAATTCATGCTCGCGGGCGCGGCCGCAGTCGAGATCGGTACCGCCAGCTTCTGGGACCCGTGCGCTACGGAAAAAATCGTAGACGCGCTGGAAGGCTGGTGCCTGGAACACCGCGTGACGAAGATCACGGAACTTGTCGGCGGCCTGAAAACCGAATAG
- a CDS encoding MBL fold metallo-hydrolase codes for MVSLTVLASGSRGNCSVLASSRTRILVDAGLSCREIGRRMVLAGDHLLNLSAVIISHEHSDHVAGLYVLARRLNIPIFMTGATYHAWQRWARDKNEGVKPHLTKLETFESGRSFAVGDITVAPFTIPHDAADPVGFAFRAEGVKIGIVTDLGYLPASVADNIRGCDGLVIESNHDVEMLRGGPYPWVVKQRVMSRVGHLSNEALAQFFAGDYDGGAAFLVLAHLSELNNHPDLARRAAEHALAPRRDLLRNRLLLASQHHPLEPIRL; via the coding sequence ATGGTGTCGCTCACGGTCTTGGCGAGCGGGAGCCGCGGCAACTGCAGCGTGCTGGCCAGTTCGCGCACGCGCATCCTGGTGGACGCTGGCCTTTCCTGCCGCGAGATCGGGCGCCGCATGGTGCTGGCGGGCGATCATCTGCTGAACTTGTCGGCCGTGATCATCTCGCATGAGCACTCCGACCACGTTGCCGGGCTGTACGTGTTGGCGCGCAGGTTGAATATCCCGATTTTCATGACGGGCGCGACCTACCATGCGTGGCAGCGCTGGGCGCGCGACAAGAACGAAGGCGTTAAGCCTCACTTGACCAAGCTGGAAACGTTCGAATCCGGACGCAGCTTCGCGGTTGGCGACATCACCGTCGCGCCGTTTACCATCCCCCATGATGCGGCCGATCCGGTGGGTTTCGCCTTTCGCGCCGAGGGGGTGAAGATCGGCATCGTCACCGACTTGGGCTACCTGCCGGCCAGCGTGGCGGACAACATTCGCGGCTGCGACGGGTTAGTCATAGAGTCCAATCATGACGTTGAAATGCTGCGCGGCGGCCCCTATCCGTGGGTGGTGAAACAGCGGGTGATGTCGCGCGTGGGACACTTGTCGAACGAGGCTCTCGCGCAATTCTTTGCCGGCGACTATGATGGAGGTGCTGCATTCCTGGTGCTGGCCCATTTATCGGAACTGAACAACCATCCTGACCTGGCGCGCAGAGCGGCCGAGCATGCGCTGGCGCCTCGCCGGGATCTGCTGCGAAACCGCCTGCTGCTGGCCTCGCAGCATCATCCCCTGGAACCCATCAGACTGTAG
- a CDS encoding alpha-amylase — protein sequence MPDPTSISQIDLTPIAGKEYFTLEREWREEFIYFLMVDRFHDDQHRAPVLQPNRSVGIQTPDAFYGGKIKGITDHLDYIAGLGCTAIWLSPVFENNPGAYHGYNLNNYLNIDPNFGTKQDLIDLVNAAHAFRRNGQPWPMRIILDVVINHSGDNWAYPGDDPYFYFNDLQFPFGFWRRNDRPLPTDLRDPTWYHRRGRIRNYDAYPELEHGDIDSLKDYANDDDATGSAVINALIKAHCYWIRETDVDGFRVDAVKHMNAVACSRFCSNIREYAYSLGKRAFFLFGEVATPDDDVYNRYIGQNTSVTDGGDTVFFGLDSVLDFRLAEGVYGDENNAPLRDVLKGFKGPQTLFNRLEAQRQRALNRGEIGRYLVRFVDNHDSFWQPSGRFANGAPDEQVIGAIGFLLCALGTACIYYGTEQGFSGQGGDNQVREAMFDRAIPGRNVLNTSCSIYQEIAKIAQVMRSHEPLRFGRMYYRQISGDGQHFGLPFGTAYTLAFSRLLYGQEVLVAYNVSGQPRNDFVIVDSTLHGDGSTMRFLYGGVGTAPVGAAADRSRFIRLNLPAFGFVILV from the coding sequence ATGCCTGACCCCACGTCTATCTCTCAAATCGATCTCACTCCCATTGCTGGGAAAGAATACTTCACTCTCGAGCGCGAATGGCGAGAAGAGTTCATTTACTTCCTCATGGTCGACCGCTTTCATGATGACCAACACCGGGCGCCCGTCCTGCAGCCCAACCGCTCAGTGGGAATCCAAACGCCCGACGCATTCTACGGCGGCAAAATCAAAGGCATCACCGATCACTTGGACTATATCGCCGGCCTTGGTTGCACCGCGATATGGCTTTCTCCGGTGTTCGAGAACAATCCCGGTGCATACCACGGATACAACCTTAACAACTATCTCAACATAGATCCGAATTTCGGCACCAAGCAAGACCTCATTGACCTGGTCAACGCTGCGCACGCCTTCCGCAGAAATGGGCAGCCCTGGCCGATGCGCATCATTCTCGATGTCGTCATCAATCACTCGGGCGACAACTGGGCTTACCCGGGCGATGATCCATACTTCTATTTCAATGACCTGCAATTTCCATTTGGCTTCTGGAGGCGCAACGACCGCCCACTTCCTACCGATTTGCGCGACCCAACCTGGTATCACCGGCGCGGCCGAATCAGGAATTACGACGCCTACCCCGAACTGGAACACGGCGACATCGACAGCTTGAAGGACTACGCCAACGACGATGATGCCACCGGGTCCGCTGTGATCAACGCGCTTATCAAGGCCCACTGCTACTGGATTCGCGAGACCGATGTCGACGGTTTCCGCGTCGATGCCGTCAAGCACATGAACGCGGTTGCCTGTTCGCGCTTTTGTTCCAACATCCGCGAGTATGCCTACTCTTTGGGCAAACGTGCATTTTTCCTGTTCGGCGAGGTCGCCACTCCCGATGACGACGTTTACAACCGGTACATCGGGCAGAATACTTCCGTGACCGATGGCGGCGACACGGTCTTTTTCGGACTGGATTCCGTCCTCGATTTTCGACTGGCTGAAGGCGTTTACGGTGACGAAAACAACGCGCCTTTACGAGATGTCCTCAAAGGCTTCAAGGGACCACAGACGCTATTCAATCGCTTGGAGGCACAACGGCAGCGGGCCTTGAACCGGGGAGAAATTGGCCGGTACCTGGTCAGATTCGTCGACAACCACGATTCCTTCTGGCAACCTTCTGGACGCTTCGCTAACGGAGCCCCGGACGAGCAAGTCATCGGCGCGATCGGTTTCTTGCTCTGCGCGCTCGGGACCGCGTGTATCTATTACGGCACCGAGCAGGGCTTTTCCGGCCAGGGCGGCGACAACCAGGTGCGGGAGGCCATGTTCGACAGAGCGATCCCCGGCAGGAATGTGCTCAATACTAGCTGTAGTATCTACCAGGAGATCGCCAAGATCGCTCAAGTCATGCGGAGCCATGAGCCCCTGCGCTTTGGCCGCATGTACTACCGCCAGATCTCGGGTGACGGCCAGCACTTCGGCTTGCCGTTCGGAACCGCTTACACGCTGGCATTCTCACGTCTCCTCTACGGCCAGGAAGTGCTGGTCGCCTACAATGTCTCGGGCCAGCCGCGAAACGATTTCGTCATCGTGGACTCAACGCTGCATGGCGATGGGTCGACAATGCGCTTTTTGTACGGCGGGGTCGGCACAGCCCCCGTTGGCGCCGCAGCGGACCGATCAAGATTCATTCGGTTGAACTTGCCGGCATTTGGATTTGTCATCCTTGTGTAA
- a CDS encoding M20/M25/M40 family metallo-hydrolase, producing the protein MIRTKRIALLLLTLAVAAPAQTKLASDSIPPARLQTYAELAVSWMREYLQIDTTNPPGNEMRAAAWLKKILDEEGIENRVFEYAPGRGDVWARIAATSAEKKRPIILLSHEDVVTSDAARWKFPPFSAAVSDGVMYGRGAQDMKGEGLAHLVAMVMLKREKVPLDRDVIFLATADEEVDGTGTDWMIAHERDLLGNAEFLITEGGENPLENGKATFVGVDVAEKAPFWLHLVAQGRPGHGSRPIPDSAPDRLVRALQRLIEYKTELKVLPVSEQFLAAMAAYEPPARARQYRHLRQAVRDQQFQQEVEQDASLNSMLRNTISLTMLGGSQQTNVIPGEAWANLDVRLLPGEEPRQFLELVRRIVADDKVSIEPLKPFKKSNASPIDTPLMSAIRGVCARYFPGTPVAPRLTGGYTENERFRQLGVVSYGFSPYTATPDEGASEHGDNERIRIEELRRGFRVMYDVVVQLAAAAHE; encoded by the coding sequence ATGATCAGAACGAAAAGAATCGCTCTATTGCTTCTCACCTTGGCGGTGGCTGCTCCAGCGCAGACGAAACTCGCTTCTGATTCCATTCCCCCCGCGAGGCTGCAGACCTACGCCGAGTTGGCGGTTAGCTGGATGCGCGAGTACCTGCAGATAGACACCACCAACCCTCCCGGCAATGAGATGCGCGCGGCCGCCTGGCTCAAGAAGATCCTGGACGAGGAAGGGATCGAGAACCGCGTTTTCGAATACGCACCGGGGCGCGGCGACGTCTGGGCGCGGATTGCGGCGACGAGCGCGGAGAAAAAGCGGCCGATCATCCTGCTGAGCCACGAGGACGTGGTGACCAGCGACGCCGCGCGCTGGAAGTTTCCGCCGTTCAGCGCCGCGGTTTCTGACGGCGTGATGTACGGCCGCGGCGCGCAGGACATGAAGGGCGAAGGACTCGCTCACCTGGTGGCGATGGTCATGCTGAAGCGCGAGAAAGTGCCGCTGGATCGCGACGTGATTTTCCTCGCCACCGCCGACGAGGAAGTGGACGGCACCGGAACCGACTGGATGATTGCGCATGAGCGCGACCTGCTGGGCAACGCGGAATTCCTGATCACCGAGGGCGGTGAGAATCCGCTGGAAAACGGGAAGGCGACATTTGTCGGCGTGGATGTGGCGGAGAAAGCGCCGTTCTGGCTGCATCTTGTAGCCCAGGGAAGGCCGGGGCATGGCTCGCGTCCCATCCCCGATTCCGCACCCGACCGCCTGGTGCGCGCGCTGCAGCGGCTGATCGAATACAAGACCGAACTCAAGGTGCTTCCGGTCAGCGAGCAATTTCTGGCGGCGATGGCGGCGTATGAACCGCCGGCGCGCGCGCGCCAGTACCGCCATCTGCGCCAGGCGGTGCGCGACCAGCAGTTCCAGCAGGAAGTGGAACAGGATGCATCGCTGAATTCCATGCTGCGCAACACGATTTCGCTGACCATGCTCGGCGGTTCGCAGCAGACCAACGTGATTCCCGGCGAGGCGTGGGCCAACCTGGACGTGCGGCTGCTTCCGGGCGAGGAGCCACGGCAGTTTCTCGAATTGGTGCGCCGGATCGTGGCCGACGACAAGGTCAGTATCGAGCCGCTGAAGCCGTTCAAGAAATCCAATGCATCGCCGATCGATACGCCGTTGATGTCGGCGATCCGCGGCGTGTGCGCGCGTTATTTTCCGGGTACGCCGGTGGCGCCGCGCCTGACCGGCGGCTACACCGAGAACGAGCGCTTCCGGCAGTTGGGCGTGGTCAGCTACGGTTTTTCGCCGTACACGGCCACCCCGGACGAAGGCGCCAGCGAGCACGGCGACAACGAGCGCATCCGCATCGAGGAACTCCGGCGCGGGTTCCGCGTGATGTACGACGTCGTCGTTCAACTCGCGGCGGCCGCCCACGAATAA
- a CDS encoding response regulator, with amino-acid sequence MKPRQTVFVVEDDPDVNRLIRANLQRAGYIAEPFSNVMSALAKAKVQPPSLFLLDIMMPGEDGLEFCQRLRSMPEFSKTPIIFVTARGSEDDRILGLECGGDDYITKPFSPRELVARVKAVLRQQRDDPAVVPWAGRLTAEQRPPRPFSGPSRCGRCEPPR; translated from the coding sequence GTGAAACCACGGCAGACCGTCTTCGTCGTTGAAGATGACCCGGACGTGAATCGTCTGATTCGCGCCAACCTGCAAAGGGCGGGATATATCGCCGAGCCCTTCTCCAACGTGATGTCCGCCCTGGCCAAGGCCAAGGTGCAACCGCCGTCCCTGTTTCTGCTCGACATCATGATGCCGGGCGAGGACGGGCTAGAATTCTGCCAGCGTCTGCGCAGCATGCCGGAATTCAGCAAGACGCCCATCATTTTCGTCACCGCCAGGGGTTCGGAAGACGATCGCATCCTCGGACTCGAATGCGGCGGCGATGACTACATCACGAAACCATTCAGTCCTCGCGAATTGGTGGCTCGTGTCAAGGCTGTGCTGCGGCAACAGAGAGATGACCCGGCAGTCGTACCTTGGGCAGGCAGGCTTACCGCCGAGCAACGCCCGCCTCGTCCCTTTTCTGGTCCATCAAGATGCGGGCGTTGTGAACCACCTCGATGA
- a CDS encoding STAS domain-containing protein, with protein MPDAPLRVETLPSSVAVCRVLKLDGPLTLSNFFEFQSLVRSDSTTCLIVDASGVPYIDSAGIGCLVNGYVSHQNAGKSLCLVGVTDRVRTSLRVANVEQFFPIFSSLAEADQYVANRSG; from the coding sequence ATGCCCGACGCCCCGCTGCGCGTGGAAACTCTACCCAGTTCAGTTGCCGTTTGTCGGGTGCTCAAGCTTGATGGACCACTGACCCTTTCCAATTTCTTTGAGTTCCAAAGTCTTGTCCGTTCCGACAGCACTACGTGCCTGATCGTCGACGCTTCCGGCGTGCCGTACATCGACTCCGCCGGAATCGGCTGCCTGGTTAATGGTTACGTGTCTCACCAGAATGCGGGCAAAAGCTTGTGTTTGGTAGGGGTTACCGACCGCGTGCGTACATCCCTGCGGGTAGCCAACGTGGAGCAATTCTTCCCCATATTTTCCAGCCTTGCAGAAGCCGATCAATACGTCGCAAACCGGTCGGGCTAA
- a CDS encoding NAD(P)-dependent alcohol dehydrogenase produces the protein MKGAVYFRYGPPDVVQIKDIPKPVPQDCEVLIKVNAASVNPIDWHLVEGKPFLIRLFGLGLLKPKDTRLGRDVAGRVEAVGRDVTRFKPADEVLGVCLGSFSEYACASESRLVMKPDEVRFEQAASVGIAALTALQGLRDKGKVQPGQKVLINGASGGVGTFAVQIAKSLGANVTGVCSTRNVEMVRSLGADRVIDYTQEDFSKGGQKYDLILDLVANHSLSEFRRMLNPKGVYVGAGIGPGGSIIGFLIRASITAPIFSRVASQRFVVLMAKITKEDLTVMRDLMQAGKVTPVIERCYSLGEVPEAIRYLATGHARAKLAIALE, from the coding sequence ATGAAAGGGGCCGTCTATTTCAGGTACGGGCCACCGGACGTTGTTCAAATCAAGGATATTCCAAAGCCTGTTCCCCAGGACTGCGAAGTCCTGATAAAGGTCAACGCGGCTTCCGTCAATCCAATCGACTGGCACCTCGTGGAAGGCAAGCCGTTCTTAATTCGCTTGTTCGGGCTCGGGCTGCTCAAGCCGAAAGATACACGACTGGGCCGTGATGTGGCCGGTCGGGTTGAAGCGGTAGGCAGGGATGTTACCCGGTTTAAGCCGGCCGACGAGGTGTTGGGAGTGTGCCTTGGGTCGTTTTCCGAGTATGCCTGTGCTTCTGAATCGAGACTGGTCATGAAGCCGGACGAGGTGAGGTTTGAGCAAGCGGCTTCTGTAGGCATCGCGGCACTCACCGCATTGCAGGGCCTTCGTGATAAGGGGAAGGTTCAGCCGGGGCAGAAGGTGTTGATTAACGGCGCTTCCGGAGGCGTGGGTACTTTCGCTGTGCAGATTGCCAAGTCGCTCGGCGCCAATGTTACCGGCGTATGCAGTACGAGGAATGTGGAGATGGTGCGATCGCTCGGTGCGGATCGCGTCATTGATTACACGCAAGAGGATTTCAGCAAAGGCGGGCAAAAGTACGATCTAATTCTCGACCTCGTTGCCAACCATTCACTTTCAGAATTCAGACGCATGTTGAATCCCAAAGGGGTATACGTTGGAGCCGGAATAGGACCAGGCGGATCCATCATTGGTTTTCTGATTCGTGCCTCCATAACAGCGCCGATATTCTCGCGGGTCGCAAGCCAGAGATTCGTGGTCTTGATGGCGAAAATAACCAAAGAGGACCTGACTGTCATGCGCGATCTTATGCAGGCCGGAAAGGTAACACCCGTCATCGAGAGGTGCTACAGCTTGGGTGAAGTCCCGGAGGCGATCCGGTATCTGGCGACAGGGCACGCCCGGGCAAAGCTGGCGATAGCCTTGGAATAA